In Nocardia sp. NBC_00403, one DNA window encodes the following:
- a CDS encoding TIGR03086 family metal-binding protein encodes MNITTAADATATLRPVWREVLSTSYTALENTVAGIGDEQWQLPTPCSEWNVTQVIQHAAGDQLAFAKALGVGVGPAYNPFDPSGAIDGSAAALVRDAIEQTAAAWATVADDTEAVPTPLPHGALATPVAAVMCALDAAVHAWDIAIATGQPSPLTDELAGYLLTAARTAHPAPGSGVEAEIIEPLRQWGAYAAVVDGGADDTTVAELLRYLGRDPRA; translated from the coding sequence ATGAACATCACCACCGCCGCCGACGCCACCGCGACACTGCGCCCCGTGTGGCGCGAGGTGCTCTCGACCTCCTACACGGCGCTGGAAAACACCGTCGCAGGCATCGGTGACGAGCAGTGGCAGCTGCCGACCCCGTGCTCGGAATGGAATGTCACGCAGGTGATTCAGCACGCCGCGGGTGACCAGCTCGCCTTCGCCAAGGCACTCGGTGTCGGCGTCGGACCCGCCTACAACCCCTTCGACCCCTCCGGAGCCATCGACGGCTCGGCCGCCGCTCTGGTGCGCGACGCGATCGAGCAGACCGCCGCCGCCTGGGCGACCGTCGCCGACGACACCGAGGCCGTCCCGACTCCGCTGCCGCACGGCGCCTTGGCGACCCCGGTCGCTGCCGTGATGTGCGCGTTGGATGCCGCCGTGCACGCCTGGGATATCGCGATCGCGACCGGTCAGCCATCGCCACTGACCGACGAACTGGCTGGCTACCTGCTGACCGCCGCACGGACCGCGCATCCGGCACCGGGTAGCGGTGTGGAGGCGGAAATCATTGAGCCGCTCCGTCAGTGGGGTGCCTATGCCGCGGTGGTCGACGGTGGCGCGGACGACACCACGGTCGCCGAGCTGCTGCGCTACCTTGGCCGCGACCCGCGCGCATGA
- a CDS encoding helix-turn-helix transcriptional regulator: MRLLSLLQDRAYTGRELAERLDITDRTLRNDIQRLRELGYPVHAERGAIGGYRLGRGSTMPPLLLDDDEAVAMAVAVGLAEDGATGIADISENVSRALAKLEQILPKRLQRKVLALRNATAIGPATTGSREPDAPVPAVVLTSLAGAIRDTTAVSIELGSGTTDVEPYRLINWQRRWYLVAYDLETHSWRAIPVAQVHRAAVSTRHFGPRPLPDEDLIAFVMRHIASTGWKVHARVTVLAPAETVIARINPAVGVVEAVDADTCILLTGADALETIAIYLSMLMMDFRVDGPPELVAHLRTLARRYTDSVESAP, from the coding sequence ATGCGTTTGCTCTCGCTGCTGCAGGATCGCGCGTACACCGGCCGGGAGCTGGCCGAACGGCTCGACATCACCGACCGGACCCTGCGCAATGACATCCAGCGACTGCGCGAACTCGGCTACCCGGTGCACGCCGAACGCGGTGCGATCGGTGGCTACCGGCTCGGTCGCGGCTCGACGATGCCGCCGCTGCTACTGGATGACGACGAGGCGGTGGCGATGGCCGTGGCAGTCGGCCTTGCCGAGGACGGCGCCACCGGCATCGCCGACATCAGCGAGAACGTCTCGCGAGCTCTGGCGAAGCTGGAACAGATCCTGCCGAAGCGATTGCAGCGCAAGGTATTAGCACTGCGCAACGCCACCGCCATCGGACCGGCAACCACCGGCTCGCGCGAACCGGACGCCCCGGTGCCCGCCGTGGTCCTGACCAGCCTGGCCGGAGCTATCCGGGACACGACCGCGGTGTCGATCGAGCTGGGCAGCGGCACAACAGACGTCGAGCCCTACCGCCTGATCAACTGGCAGCGGCGCTGGTACCTGGTCGCCTACGATCTCGAAACCCATTCCTGGCGTGCGATTCCCGTCGCACAGGTGCACCGGGCGGCCGTCAGCACCCGCCACTTCGGACCGCGCCCGCTGCCCGACGAGGACCTGATCGCGTTCGTCATGCGCCACATCGCCAGCACCGGCTGGAAGGTGCACGCCCGCGTCACCGTGCTCGCACCGGCCGAAACAGTGATCGCCCGCATCAATCCCGCCGTCGGCGTGGTGGAGGCCGTCGACGCGGACACCTGCATTCTGCTGACCGGTGCGGATGCGTTGGAGACCATTGCCATCTACCTCAGCATGCTGATGATGGATTTCCGTGTCGACGGCCCACCGGAGCTGGTCGCGCATCTGCGGACGCTGGCCCGCCGCTACACCGACTCGGTGGAATCCGCACCGTAG
- a CDS encoding MFS transporter: MTVAADASSTVSGTDDRRRPASALLIATLGTVGVVVSLMQTLVIPIIPTLPSLLNTSASNASWVITATLLAGAVATPISGRLGDMFGKRRVLFANILLLVAGSVVCALFSSLVPEIIGRSLQGAAVGAIPLGISIMRDELPAEKVGSAMAIMSATLGVGGALGLPLAAAIAQNADWHMLFWTAAGLGVVCAALVFVFVPESPVRTPARFDFGGAVGLSIALLALLIAITKGADWGWGSASILTLFAIAVVVFVGWGAFELRQRSPLVDLRVSARPRVLFTNFASIAVGFALYGMSLTFPQLLMAPEQTGYGFGLSMVNAGLALAPTGFVMILLSPVSARLSAARGPKVTLALGSAVIAAGYLCAVVLMNSVWEIMVAAMIVAAGVGLAYAAMPALIMGAVPITETAAANGLNSLMRSIGTSTSSAVMSVVLAHMTMQLGSHVLPSRDGFHTTFLIATTAALVAIVLTVCIPMRKAPDAADKAGHA, translated from the coding sequence GTGACTGTTGCTGCCGACGCGTCCTCGACCGTCTCTGGTACCGACGACCGGCGCAGGCCCGCGTCGGCCCTACTCATCGCGACCCTCGGCACGGTCGGTGTCGTCGTCTCGCTTATGCAGACGCTGGTTATCCCGATCATCCCCACCCTCCCATCGCTGCTGAATACCTCGGCGTCCAACGCATCGTGGGTGATCACCGCGACGCTGCTCGCAGGCGCGGTGGCAACCCCGATCAGTGGCAGGCTCGGCGACATGTTCGGCAAGCGCCGGGTGCTGTTCGCGAACATCCTTTTGCTGGTCGCAGGCTCGGTGGTCTGCGCGCTGTTCTCCTCGCTCGTTCCGGAGATCATCGGCCGCTCGCTGCAGGGCGCCGCGGTCGGCGCGATCCCGCTCGGCATCAGCATCATGCGTGACGAGCTGCCCGCCGAGAAGGTGGGTTCGGCAATGGCGATCATGAGCGCAACGCTCGGGGTCGGCGGCGCCCTCGGGCTGCCGCTCGCGGCGGCGATCGCGCAGAACGCCGACTGGCACATGCTGTTCTGGACCGCGGCCGGCCTCGGTGTTGTCTGTGCCGCACTGGTTTTCGTCTTCGTGCCGGAGTCGCCGGTGCGCACCCCCGCGCGCTTCGACTTCGGTGGTGCGGTCGGGCTTTCCATCGCACTGCTCGCCCTGCTGATCGCGATCACCAAGGGCGCGGACTGGGGCTGGGGCAGCGCGAGCATCCTCACCCTCTTCGCGATCGCGGTGGTGGTGTTCGTCGGCTGGGGCGCCTTCGAGCTCCGGCAGCGTTCGCCGCTGGTCGACCTGCGGGTCTCGGCGCGGCCCCGGGTGCTGTTCACCAACTTCGCCTCCATCGCTGTCGGCTTCGCACTCTACGGCATGTCGTTGACGTTCCCGCAGCTACTGATGGCCCCTGAGCAGACCGGATACGGGTTCGGCTTGTCCATGGTCAACGCCGGATTGGCGCTTGCCCCTACCGGATTCGTGATGATCCTGCTCTCGCCGGTGTCGGCGCGGCTGTCGGCGGCCCGAGGGCCGAAGGTCACCCTTGCGCTCGGTTCGGCGGTGATTGCGGCGGGCTACCTGTGCGCCGTGGTGCTGATGAACAGCGTTTGGGAAATCATGGTCGCGGCGATGATTGTTGCCGCCGGTGTCGGCCTTGCCTACGCCGCGATGCCCGCCCTGATCATGGGTGCGGTCCCGATCACCGAAACCGCGGCGGCCAACGGTCTCAACTCGCTGATGCGCTCGATCGGCACGTCCACCTCGTCGGCCGTGATGAGCGTGGTGCTCGCGCACATGACAATGCAACTCGGCTCGCACGTGCTGCCGTCGCGCGACGGATTCCACACCACCTTCCTCATCGCCACGACGGCAGCGCTCGTCGCGATCGTGCTCACAGTCTGCATTCCGATGCGCAAGGCGCCGGATGCCGCGGACAAGGCCGGGCACGCCTGA
- a CDS encoding MarR family winged helix-turn-helix transcriptional regulator, with protein MPASGPAESAALSRLVFELTLLSRQFPASLLRRPGFHLDRSAYLILSRLEIDSPLSLRELSEAFQLDISTINRQVGAMLKHDLVERVPDPDGGIARKVRASRKGLEQVAADRDRSQEGIGAVVADWADADVEQLSTLIARFNESIEHIEDNPWPRPPHAR; from the coding sequence ATGCCAGCATCAGGTCCCGCGGAAAGCGCCGCGCTCTCGCGCCTCGTCTTCGAGCTGACCCTGCTCTCCCGGCAGTTCCCCGCATCCCTGCTGCGCCGCCCCGGGTTCCACCTGGACCGCTCGGCCTACCTCATCCTCAGCAGGCTCGAGATCGACTCCCCGCTCAGCCTGCGCGAACTGTCGGAGGCCTTCCAGCTGGACATCTCCACGATCAACCGTCAGGTCGGCGCCATGTTGAAGCATGACCTGGTCGAGCGGGTGCCCGATCCGGACGGCGGTATCGCGCGCAAGGTCCGGGCCAGCCGAAAGGGCCTGGAACAGGTCGCCGCCGATCGGGACCGAAGCCAGGAAGGCATCGGCGCGGTGGTCGCCGACTGGGCCGACGCCGATGTCGAACAACTGAGCACACTGATCGCACGCTTCAACGAGTCCATCGAGCACATCGAAGACAACCCCTGGCCGCGTCCGCCGCACGCCCGTTAG
- a CDS encoding YdcF family protein: protein MRRGASVGAMGGVVVAVLVWGEIGHWWASRAVLGEPRSGVPASEVLVVLGFANRSADRANALNRWRVRAALRSVDDKVPDSRLVFSGTTRPGGSVSEAELMARYAVREWGVSSARIQLEGRSRTTWENIQYSIPFMNDAESIKIVSNPLHALRGRLYLRRQRPDLARRVRRASDYRFGEKSWAKPFFAVYGLLDLARTRKDTRMRDE, encoded by the coding sequence GTGCGGCGAGGGGCGTCGGTCGGGGCGATGGGTGGTGTTGTCGTGGCTGTGCTGGTGTGGGGAGAGATCGGGCATTGGTGGGCTTCGCGGGCCGTATTGGGGGAGCCACGGTCGGGGGTTCCGGCATCGGAAGTGCTGGTAGTGCTCGGGTTCGCCAATCGGAGTGCGGATCGGGCGAATGCGCTCAATCGGTGGCGGGTTCGGGCTGCGCTCCGGTCGGTGGATGACAAGGTGCCCGATAGTCGGCTGGTCTTTTCCGGGACGACGCGGCCTGGTGGGTCTGTTTCGGAAGCCGAGCTCATGGCGCGATATGCGGTGCGGGAGTGGGGGGTGTCGAGTGCGCGGATCCAGTTGGAGGGCCGGTCTCGCACGACATGGGAGAACATCCAGTACTCGATTCCGTTCATGAACGATGCCGAGTCGATCAAGATAGTTTCGAATCCCTTGCATGCGTTACGTGGCCGTCTGTATCTGCGGCGGCAGCGGCCGGATCTGGCGCGCAGGGTTCGGCGTGCTTCCGACTATCGGTTCGGTGAGAAGTCTTGGGCCAAGCCATTTTTCGCCGTATATGGCCTGCTGGATCTGGCTCGTACACGGAAAGATACGCGGATGCGGGATGAGTAG
- a CDS encoding maleylpyruvate isomerase family mycothiol-dependent enzyme yields the protein MTTTSDEIWQAVATERATLVDLLENLSEADWNHPTLCDGWRVREVVAHVILSSSATLGAVLVKLIRARGSIDRMSLDTAIRHADRTTSQQLLAELRATIPLRMTPPPTTPTDRLMDTLVHIQDIAIPLGLSREMPTAAARLALDRVWSADWVFHAKKRLSPYRLTATDTNWTAGTGPTIEGPIAALLLLASGRTAGLSALTGEGVAILRSKVG from the coding sequence ATGACCACGACATCCGACGAGATCTGGCAAGCCGTAGCCACCGAACGCGCCACCCTGGTCGATCTCCTCGAAAACCTCTCCGAGGCCGACTGGAATCATCCCACCCTCTGCGATGGCTGGCGGGTCCGTGAGGTGGTCGCTCACGTAATTTTGTCCAGCAGTGCAACATTGGGCGCTGTCCTGGTCAAACTCATCCGAGCGCGCGGCAGCATCGATCGCATGAGCCTCGATACGGCCATACGTCACGCCGACCGCACCACGTCCCAGCAACTCCTGGCCGAACTTCGCGCCACGATCCCGCTGCGCATGACCCCGCCCCCCACGACTCCCACCGACCGCCTGATGGACACCCTCGTCCACATTCAAGACATTGCGATCCCGCTCGGTCTCTCCCGCGAAATGCCGACTGCTGCCGCGCGCCTGGCACTCGACCGGGTCTGGTCGGCCGACTGGGTGTTTCACGCCAAGAAAAGACTGTCCCCCTATCGTCTGACTGCCACCGACACGAACTGGACAGCCGGCACCGGCCCCACCATCGAAGGCCCCATTGCCGCCCTACTGCTGCTTGCCAGTGGTCGAACCGCCGGACTCTCCGCCCTGACCGGTGAGGGCGTGGCAATCCTGCGGTCGAAGGTCGGTTAG
- a CDS encoding MerR family transcriptional regulator, translated as MSIGELSRLTGVPVRTIRFYCDSGIVVSTRTTGGHRMFDKGTAVDRLLLVRRLRALGLGLAAIAAVLTGEQSMAEAIAAERAVVDVELGALAWRRASLRAIENAVPAERATRLELLAGVSDGWSAHDAVVGFWRRILTPMPSDMFEGFISMNVPDPLRDPTPEQVVGYAELVTLVAEPRFAAVVSQQLWRPGPTPIRDKVGLLAGVAEACGMAESQIHAGCAPSSGRALDRFVDAHATARGEHDTPGFRERLRAGRHDDPRTQRYWRLTGEITGATITVGAGQLWLYNALDRSTGTPVSR; from the coding sequence GTGAGCATCGGGGAGCTGTCGCGGCTGACCGGTGTTCCGGTTCGGACGATTCGCTTCTATTGCGACAGCGGCATTGTGGTGTCCACACGCACCACGGGCGGCCATCGGATGTTCGACAAGGGCACGGCGGTGGATCGGTTGCTGCTGGTTCGTCGACTACGCGCACTCGGGTTGGGGTTGGCGGCAATCGCCGCGGTGCTCACCGGCGAGCAGTCGATGGCGGAAGCGATAGCCGCCGAACGGGCTGTGGTCGATGTCGAATTAGGGGCATTGGCGTGGCGGCGAGCGTCGTTGCGAGCCATCGAAAACGCGGTGCCTGCGGAGCGGGCAACCAGGCTGGAGCTGCTGGCCGGGGTATCGGATGGTTGGTCCGCTCACGACGCGGTAGTCGGGTTCTGGCGGCGGATCTTGACACCGATGCCCTCGGACATGTTCGAGGGTTTCATCTCGATGAACGTGCCCGATCCGCTGCGCGACCCGACGCCGGAACAGGTCGTCGGCTACGCCGAGCTGGTCACCCTTGTCGCCGAGCCCCGCTTCGCTGCCGTTGTTTCCCAACAGCTCTGGCGCCCTGGACCCACGCCGATCCGCGACAAGGTCGGTCTGCTCGCCGGAGTCGCCGAAGCCTGCGGCATGGCAGAGTCGCAGATCCACGCGGGATGCGCGCCCTCCTCCGGTCGGGCACTGGACCGTTTCGTCGATGCCCACGCCACCGCCCGCGGCGAACACGATACCCCGGGATTCCGCGAACGCCTCCGCGCCGGCAGGCACGATGACCCTCGCACACAACGCTATTGGCGTCTCACCGGTGAAATCACCGGCGCAACCATAACGGTGGGCGCAGGCCAACTCTGGCTGTACAACGCCCTCGACCGGTCGACAGGCACACCGGTCTCGCGTTGA
- a CDS encoding serine/threonine-protein kinase produces the protein MISERTVVDGRFELLEPLGSGGMGTVWRAYDLALHREVALKEVRAAEPDGGASLPEVQRERVLREARALARIAHPNVVTVHHIVDSDAAAHPWIVMELIRGRTLAEHLADGPMHPARAAQIGRGILGALRAAHVVGVLHRDIKPANVILREDGTPVLTDFGIAAITGLNGLTSTGSVVGSLDYVAPERLGGQEGNPASDLWSLGLVLYVAVEGYHPMRRDTTVATLAAVLKGEVPPPQRSGPLTPALQALLVAEPSHRPSPEQVDWMLAQATAPMGTAPAAQAHPHLAQVHAHVPPAPAAPTPVPSSGIPGHHPAASAQRQRWILSGIAAAAIAAAIVVAVAMQPDSSTNRTGSSQPPGTSQRPGSTQLPGAPASVAPVTEEAGDLLTPDGIRTAIAALEKVTGGTAFTDATFYPTYANVAAPVAGQPKIYDEFSYRNGIAAREGAGGQMSGKATVNLSSINWDILPTLMRAAEDQLNVPTPTLRYVIIDPAWTFNDDRPTIMVYLTDDYGSAYLAADVDGTVVKVYSRER, from the coding sequence GTGATTTCCGAGCGGACAGTGGTCGACGGGCGTTTCGAGTTGCTCGAACCGCTCGGCAGCGGCGGGATGGGGACGGTGTGGCGCGCCTACGATCTCGCCCTGCATCGCGAGGTGGCGTTGAAGGAGGTGCGGGCGGCCGAGCCGGACGGCGGTGCGAGCCTGCCCGAGGTACAGCGGGAACGCGTGCTGCGGGAAGCCAGGGCGCTGGCCAGGATCGCGCATCCGAATGTGGTGACGGTCCATCACATCGTTGATTCCGATGCTGCCGCTCATCCGTGGATCGTCATGGAGCTGATTCGTGGCCGCACGCTCGCTGAACATCTCGCCGACGGCCCGATGCACCCGGCACGTGCGGCGCAGATCGGCCGCGGCATACTCGGCGCGCTGCGTGCCGCCCATGTGGTCGGCGTGCTACATCGCGACATCAAGCCGGCGAATGTGATCCTGCGTGAAGACGGCACGCCGGTGCTGACCGATTTCGGCATCGCGGCGATCACCGGTTTGAACGGGCTCACCTCCACCGGCAGTGTGGTCGGCTCGCTGGATTACGTTGCGCCGGAACGACTCGGCGGCCAGGAGGGCAACCCCGCCTCCGACCTGTGGTCGCTCGGTCTGGTGCTCTACGTGGCGGTGGAGGGCTATCACCCGATGCGCCGCGACACCACAGTCGCAACACTTGCGGCCGTCCTGAAGGGCGAGGTCCCGCCGCCGCAACGTTCCGGGCCGCTGACCCCGGCGCTGCAGGCGCTGCTGGTGGCGGAACCGAGCCATCGGCCCTCGCCCGAGCAGGTCGATTGGATGCTCGCCCAGGCGACCGCGCCGATGGGAACTGCGCCCGCCGCGCAGGCCCACCCGCACCTGGCACAGGTTCATGCGCACGTGCCACCTGCGCCGGCAGCGCCGACCCCGGTGCCATCGAGCGGGATTCCCGGCCACCATCCGGCGGCGTCCGCACAGCGGCAACGCTGGATCCTGTCGGGAATCGCGGCCGCCGCCATTGCCGCCGCGATAGTCGTGGCGGTGGCGATGCAGCCCGATTCGTCGACGAATCGAACCGGCTCGAGTCAGCCTCCCGGCACCAGCCAACGACCCGGCAGCACCCAACTCCCCGGCGCGCCTGCCTCCGTCGCGCCCGTGACCGAAGAGGCCGGCGACCTCCTCACCCCCGACGGCATCCGCACGGCGATCGCCGCCCTGGAAAAAGTCACCGGTGGAACGGCATTCACCGACGCGACATTCTACCCGACCTACGCCAACGTCGCCGCACCCGTCGCCGGCCAGCCGAAAATCTACGATGAGTTCAGCTACCGAAACGGCATTGCCGCCCGCGAGGGCGCGGGTGGCCAGATGTCGGGAAAAGCCACCGTAAATCTGAGCTCGATCAACTGGGACATCCTGCCGACCCTGATGCGCGCCGCAGAGGACCAGCTCAATGTCCCCACCCCGACCCTCCGTTATGTGATCATCGACCCCGCATGGACTTTCAATGACGATCGCCCGACCATCATGGTGTACCTGACCGACGACTACGGCAGCGCATACCTGGCGGCGGACGTCGACGGCACGGTGGTGAAGGTGTATTCCCGCGAGCGGTGA
- a CDS encoding FG-GAP repeat domain-containing protein produces the protein MTQIRFAISALASLAMAGSTLAGTAAFTSTPASADALPNLTGPAVPAVADLNDDGYTDVVFSDFVLGFGVSVFLGKPGGGFQPAVRYTTGGQADYVAIADFDHDSKLDMAVTNFTSHNVSILMGKGDGTFAKAVNYDTDLAPGAVVVGDYNHDGNPDLATSNQAPSWSILLGKGDGTFTDAVTVSSNLGVGSGSADAADFDGDGNLDLLRGNYVNSTIQIYRGHGDGTFAAPATFSEGALTAWYGMARDINGDGKADILFSNLVSGTVSTLFNKGDGTFGALRTYQTGGLFPQCFDVADINGDGKLDMVVANGGTSSISVLLGTGNGTFGPPSHTYPSGGLVPLSTPILADFNADGKTDTVIGNTGTGNITLRYGNGDGTFGPAIDYSA, from the coding sequence GTGACACAGATCAGGTTCGCCATAAGCGCTCTCGCTTCTCTGGCAATGGCAGGCTCCACACTGGCGGGCACCGCCGCCTTCACCAGCACCCCAGCATCGGCTGATGCGCTTCCCAACCTGACGGGTCCTGCGGTACCCGCGGTCGCCGATCTCAACGATGACGGCTACACCGACGTCGTGTTCAGCGACTTCGTGCTCGGGTTCGGCGTGTCGGTGTTCCTGGGCAAGCCAGGCGGTGGCTTCCAGCCCGCCGTCCGATACACCACCGGCGGCCAGGCCGACTACGTCGCCATCGCGGATTTCGACCACGACAGCAAGCTCGATATGGCCGTCACCAATTTCACCTCACACAACGTCTCCATCTTGATGGGCAAGGGCGACGGCACCTTCGCCAAGGCCGTCAACTACGACACCGACCTCGCTCCCGGCGCGGTGGTCGTCGGTGACTACAACCACGACGGCAACCCTGACTTGGCTACCTCCAACCAGGCCCCGTCGTGGTCGATACTCCTCGGCAAGGGTGACGGCACCTTCACCGATGCCGTCACCGTCTCCAGCAACCTCGGCGTCGGCTCCGGATCCGCCGACGCCGCGGACTTCGATGGGGACGGCAACCTCGACCTGCTGCGCGGCAACTACGTCAACAGCACCATCCAGATCTACCGCGGCCACGGTGACGGCACCTTCGCCGCGCCGGCCACGTTCAGCGAGGGCGCCCTGACCGCCTGGTACGGCATGGCGCGCGACATCAACGGCGACGGCAAGGCGGACATCCTCTTCTCCAACCTCGTCAGCGGCACCGTTTCCACGCTGTTCAACAAGGGCGACGGCACCTTCGGCGCGCTGCGGACCTATCAGACCGGCGGCCTGTTCCCGCAGTGCTTCGACGTGGCCGACATCAATGGCGACGGCAAGCTCGACATGGTGGTCGCCAACGGCGGCACCTCGAGCATCAGCGTGCTGCTCGGAACCGGCAACGGCACCTTCGGCCCGCCGAGCCACACCTACCCCTCCGGCGGGCTCGTCCCCCTGTCGACCCCGATTCTCGCCGACTTCAACGCTGACGGAAAGACCGACACCGTCATCGGCAACACCGGCACCGGCAACATCACCCTGCGCTACGGCAACGGTGACGGCACCTTCGGCCCCGCCATCGACTACTCGGCCTGA
- a CDS encoding TipAS antibiotic-recognition domain-containing protein: MNIMLEGFNDRYRDEVISRWGEHAFRASDDWWHAKSFEQQAWKRATDDLVAAWIAAWKAGVSPTSERAQALAARHVQWLSEIPGAPMTEGDRDRSIQLVNGLGQMYVEDPSLRSHIRRCRRRGICPRRAARVRTDTDVALRHRAEPSRRSAKAVGFQSIQDIVGSTSNRVMRANR; the protein is encoded by the coding sequence ATGAACATCATGCTGGAAGGGTTCAACGATCGCTACCGGGACGAGGTTATTTCGCGTTGGGGTGAGCACGCATTCCGGGCGAGCGACGACTGGTGGCACGCCAAGAGTTTCGAGCAGCAGGCCTGGAAGCGGGCCACCGACGACCTCGTCGCCGCTTGGATCGCCGCATGGAAGGCCGGGGTGTCGCCGACCTCGGAGCGTGCGCAAGCACTGGCCGCTCGACATGTCCAGTGGCTGAGCGAGATTCCCGGCGCCCCTATGACCGAGGGCGATCGGGACCGCTCGATCCAGCTGGTGAACGGCCTCGGCCAGATGTACGTCGAGGACCCCTCGCTTCGCAGCCACATACGACGGTGCCGAAGGCGCGGCATTTGTCCGCGACGCGCTGCACGAGTACGCACAGACACGGATGTAGCGCTTCGGCACCGGGCCGAGCCTTCGCGCCGATCAGCGAAAGCGGTTGGGTTCCAGTCGATTCAGGACATCGTAGGGTCGACGTCAAACCGTGTGATGCGGGCAAACCGGTGA
- a CDS encoding DUF6463 family protein, translating to MNSGKRLLRWASGIMLVLGTGHLLLLALVAWTDVTDWVDRGMWAAVPLDLTEGAAVQTVESLQNRVTFWAGPGSFAVPLILLGCLIWHLAGRGVAVPAGVGWGLAAWCVLGGILLVPSPFFAGVVSGALIIVAARKGDQSAAPRGGEMAFGQHAARPCPCVNV from the coding sequence ATGAACTCCGGAAAGCGGTTGCTCCGCTGGGCGAGCGGGATCATGCTCGTGCTGGGAACAGGGCACCTGTTGCTGCTGGCGCTCGTTGCTTGGACGGACGTCACCGACTGGGTGGATCGGGGGATGTGGGCAGCGGTCCCGCTCGATCTCACCGAGGGCGCCGCTGTTCAGACAGTGGAATCCCTGCAGAATAGGGTCACCTTCTGGGCCGGTCCGGGAAGCTTCGCCGTGCCCCTGATTCTCTTGGGTTGCCTGATATGGCACCTCGCTGGACGCGGAGTGGCCGTGCCCGCCGGGGTCGGCTGGGGCCTCGCGGCGTGGTGTGTGCTGGGCGGCATCCTGCTGGTGCCGTCGCCGTTCTTCGCCGGGGTTGTCTCCGGGGCGCTGATCATCGTGGCCGCGCGGAAGGGCGATCAGTCGGCAGCACCCCGAGGCGGGGAGATGGCGTTCGGTCAGCACGCGGCTCGACCTTGTCCCTGCGTCAATGTTTAG
- a CDS encoding DUF2867 domain-containing protein produces the protein MPRLAAAAYTEQPWRIHELAREFAVEDVWSFRTPGAGPDDFPVLLAALRAAGGPARQTLPVRFLFAIRWKLGALLGWDKTSAGVGERVASLRDRLPSDMHAACRGPDDDDMPLKAVYELDMESARELANKTVHTVMHLGWVRGANGDYELRMAVLVKPNGWFGRLYMAAIAPFRYLIVYPALTRQWERAWERRSR, from the coding sequence GTGCCCCGACTCGCAGCCGCCGCCTACACCGAGCAGCCCTGGCGCATCCACGAACTCGCGAGGGAGTTCGCAGTCGAGGACGTGTGGTCGTTTCGCACTCCCGGAGCTGGACCCGACGACTTCCCGGTGCTGCTCGCAGCCCTGCGAGCGGCCGGTGGACCCGCGAGGCAGACCTTGCCGGTGCGGTTCTTGTTCGCTATTCGATGGAAGCTCGGTGCACTCCTCGGCTGGGACAAAACGTCCGCGGGGGTGGGGGAGCGGGTTGCCTCGCTGCGCGACCGCCTGCCCAGCGACATGCACGCGGCTTGTCGCGGCCCGGACGACGACGACATGCCCCTGAAGGCGGTCTACGAGCTCGACATGGAGTCCGCTCGCGAGCTGGCGAACAAGACCGTGCACACCGTGATGCATCTCGGCTGGGTCCGAGGCGCGAACGGCGACTATGAGCTGCGCATGGCCGTCCTCGTCAAGCCCAACGGATGGTTCGGGCGGCTCTACATGGCCGCCATCGCGCCTTTCAGATACCTCATCGTCTATCCGGCTCTGACGCGGCAATGGGAACGCGCCTGGGAAAGAAGGTCACGATGA